A section of the Deinococcus sp. KNUC1210 genome encodes:
- a CDS encoding lyase family protein — MGATTQNLQQTADVLGLREALNLLTVQLCELLDALVMLTERSADVLMAGRTHGQQAVPIPFGFKVSIWMDAMLRHLERFQQLRPRLLTAMMGGAVGNFASLGEIGPAVQREVAKRLRLTPMPLPADPVAELVCLLGMLASTGSAVASEVARLMANEFGKVSEALGEGDVGSSTTPQKRNPKKSAAVIALSAQIRALVPLALEEKRSPFAWTSSGDA; from the coding sequence TTGGGGGCCACCACCCAGAACCTTCAACAGACCGCTGACGTGCTGGGCCTGCGCGAGGCTCTCAACCTGCTGACCGTACAGCTCTGTGAACTCCTGGACGCGCTGGTGATGTTGACGGAACGAAGCGCAGACGTCTTGATGGCAGGCCGCACCCACGGTCAGCAGGCCGTCCCGATTCCCTTCGGCTTCAAGGTGTCCATCTGGATGGACGCGATGCTCCGTCATCTGGAGCGGTTTCAGCAGCTCCGCCCACGTCTGCTGACCGCCATGATGGGCGGCGCAGTCGGCAACTTCGCTTCTCTCGGAGAGATCGGGCCAGCTGTGCAGCGAGAGGTCGCCAAACGACTGAGGCTGACCCCAATGCCGCTTCCGGCCGATCCAGTTGCTGAACTGGTCTGCCTGCTGGGCATGCTGGCTTCGACGGGCTCGGCGGTGGCGAGTGAGGTCGCGCGGTTGATGGCCAACGAATTCGGAAAGGTCAGCGAAGCCCTCGGTGAAGGGGACGTTGGCAGCTCGACGACGCCACAGAAGCGCAATCCCAAGAAGAGTGCCGCCGTCATCGCCCTGTCTGCCCAGATTCGGGCCCTGGTGCCTCTGGCGTTGGAGGAGAAACGGTCGCCGTTTGCATGGACGTCGTCGGGCGATGCGTAG
- a CDS encoding sensor histidine kinase, with the protein MTSSTLPSSPAPPPVRPQPFAPRHYFGELFDPATYRHLLYHALSLPLALLYFAVFCVGFSLGAGLAVILVGLFILAGLLWLLLACTDLERVLGTALLDVNLSRHRRLRPDGLWDWTRRVLSDVGTYKAALYLLLKLPFSLLVLLVGGSLFTTALVLLSTPFWGVSGLNSEWLLVELNDQTYRMTAWSLAALTLGGLALLVLTVGALNLLARAWAFVSVALLTDDGEGEQAQREVQALRQGASTLAQRAGRTSSDPAAALSELLSQGVRATAAQGAVLLQAGQVAAEHGLPPEVTAAFAALRPALPLALSDRQAHLLRGWQPPGTLQAAALGTLVSLPVDLPATQTRPPAGPDEAAELHAFYPRGKEPSRRELEFWGAVTDQVAVAQETARLLQQARLQGSEQERSRLARDLHDSVAQALYGIALGTRAARAQLSRDPTRASEHLEYAVQLADGAASEMKALLFALRPDALEEGGLTAALARLSEMLTLRYHLKSTLDAPLEPTLNAEQKGALYRIAQEAVHNAVKHAQAGTVALRLHREERGWQLQIQDDGRGFDPGSVRGGTLGLKSMCERATEMGASFELHSVPEGGTTVSVSLPATRIASGTLPDVAPLLLNQDTDLPAQTPQEQP; encoded by the coding sequence ATGACGTCCAGCACCTTGCCTTCATCCCCGGCCCCGCCCCCCGTCCGTCCGCAGCCGTTCGCGCCACGCCATTACTTCGGAGAACTGTTCGATCCCGCCACCTACCGCCACCTGCTGTATCACGCGCTCAGCCTGCCGCTGGCTCTGCTGTATTTCGCCGTCTTCTGCGTCGGCTTCTCGCTGGGTGCAGGGCTGGCGGTGATCCTGGTGGGCCTCTTCATCCTCGCGGGCCTGCTGTGGCTGCTGCTCGCCTGCACCGATCTCGAACGCGTGCTCGGAACGGCGCTGCTGGACGTGAACCTCAGCCGCCACCGGCGTCTGCGTCCCGATGGGCTGTGGGACTGGACACGCCGGGTCCTCTCGGATGTGGGCACCTACAAGGCGGCGCTGTATCTGCTACTGAAGTTGCCCTTCAGCCTGCTGGTACTGCTGGTGGGCGGCAGCCTCTTCACGACCGCGCTGGTTCTGTTGAGTACGCCCTTCTGGGGAGTTTCCGGCCTGAACAGCGAATGGCTGCTGGTCGAGCTGAACGATCAGACGTACCGGATGACGGCGTGGTCGCTGGCCGCTTTGACGCTCGGTGGACTGGCGCTGCTGGTGCTGACGGTGGGGGCGCTGAACCTGCTGGCGCGCGCCTGGGCCTTCGTCAGCGTGGCACTGCTGACCGACGACGGCGAGGGCGAGCAGGCCCAGCGCGAGGTTCAGGCGCTGCGTCAGGGAGCCAGCACCCTCGCCCAGCGTGCCGGACGCACCAGCAGCGACCCTGCCGCCGCGCTGAGCGAACTGCTCAGTCAGGGAGTTCGGGCGACCGCGGCGCAGGGAGCCGTGTTGCTGCAAGCCGGACAGGTCGCCGCAGAACACGGGCTGCCGCCAGAAGTCACCGCCGCGTTCGCCGCGCTGCGCCCGGCCCTGCCGCTGGCACTTTCAGACCGTCAGGCCCATCTGCTCCGGGGCTGGCAGCCCCCGGGCACGCTGCAGGCCGCCGCATTGGGCACGCTCGTGTCGCTGCCGGTGGATCTGCCGGCGACACAGACGCGGCCACCGGCTGGCCCAGACGAAGCGGCGGAACTGCACGCCTTCTACCCGCGCGGCAAGGAGCCCTCGCGGCGTGAGCTGGAGTTCTGGGGAGCGGTGACCGATCAGGTGGCGGTGGCGCAGGAAACGGCGCGGCTTCTTCAGCAGGCCCGTCTCCAGGGGTCCGAGCAGGAACGCTCGCGGCTGGCCCGTGACCTGCACGACTCGGTGGCGCAGGCGCTGTACGGCATCGCTCTCGGCACCCGGGCCGCCCGTGCCCAGCTCAGCCGCGATCCCACCCGGGCCAGCGAGCATCTGGAGTACGCGGTGCAGCTGGCCGACGGCGCGGCCAGCGAGATGAAGGCGCTGCTGTTTGCCCTGCGTCCCGACGCACTCGAAGAGGGCGGCCTCACGGCGGCACTGGCTCGACTCTCGGAGATGCTGACGCTGCGCTATCACCTCAAGTCCACGCTCGACGCTCCGCTGGAACCGACCCTGAATGCCGAGCAGAAAGGGGCGCTCTACCGCATCGCGCAGGAAGCGGTCCACAACGCAGTCAAGCATGCCCAGGCTGGAACGGTGGCCCTGCGCCTGCACCGCGAGGAACGAGGCTGGCAGCTTCAGATCCAGGACGACGGCAGAGGCTTCGACCCAGGCAGCGTGCGGGGCGGCACGCTGGGCCTCAAGAGCATGTGCGAACGGGCCACCGAAATGGGCGCGTCCTTCGAGCTCCATTCTGTCCCGGAGGGCGGTACCACGGTCAGCGTGAGCCTGCCCGCCACCCGGATCGCTTCCGGCACGCTTCCAGACGTTGCCCCGCTCCTGCTGAACCAAGACACCGATCTGCCCGCCCAGACCCCTCAGGAGCAGCCATGA
- a CDS encoding glycoside hydrolase family 55 protein produces MSLALALGACSQVTSPTPEKRDLGSNVKVFDPSMSTAEIQAAVDAVKAQQLDAEFGEGRYALFFKPGTYGTSEKPLFIDVGYYTEVVGLGRTPNDVVINGHVNVYNRCLGTEGGKPSNCLALDNFWRAASNLTVKVAGGVDCQKDTNFWAVSQAAPLRRMNIIGKFSLMDYCSAGPQYASGGFIADSKFSGTDAVINGSQQQFMVRDSEVPGWSNGVWNQVFSGVVGAPATSFGTTGGDGKPANPYTTLPTTPVSREKPYLYLDAQGAYQVFVPATRQNTSGVSWSSGAESGGRTLPLTAFFIARPTDTTATINAALASGRNVLFTPGMYTIGQSLQVTKANTVVLGLGLATLTAQNGAVPMTVADVDGVDIAGLTFDAGPVNSPVLLKIGSSNASGSLTNPVALHDVFFRIGGPHLGKATTSLEVNRSGTLLDHLWVWRADHGEGVGWTMNTADHGVIINGDDVTATGLFVEHFQKEEVIWNGERGQTIMFQNEMPYDPPNQAAWNNGATLGYAAYKVADSVKTHQGWGMGSYIYMNVDPTIHASQAFVAPVTSGVKLHSLLTVQLNKGLGIIDHVVNQTGDPVTGDPATGKPAGTPSMVINFP; encoded by the coding sequence ATGAGTCTGGCTCTGGCGCTCGGAGCCTGTAGCCAGGTCACCTCGCCCACCCCGGAAAAGCGTGATCTGGGGAGCAACGTCAAGGTCTTTGATCCGAGCATGTCCACCGCCGAGATTCAGGCCGCCGTGGACGCCGTCAAGGCCCAGCAGCTCGACGCCGAATTCGGGGAGGGCCGCTACGCGCTCTTCTTTAAGCCCGGCACCTACGGGACCTCTGAAAAGCCCCTCTTCATTGATGTGGGCTACTACACCGAAGTTGTCGGCCTGGGCCGCACCCCCAACGATGTGGTGATCAACGGCCACGTCAACGTCTATAACCGCTGCCTGGGAACCGAGGGCGGCAAGCCCAGCAACTGCCTTGCCCTCGATAATTTCTGGAGGGCGGCGTCAAACCTGACGGTGAAGGTGGCAGGCGGCGTAGACTGCCAGAAAGACACCAACTTCTGGGCCGTGTCGCAGGCCGCTCCGCTGCGGCGCATGAACATCATCGGCAAGTTCAGCTTGATGGATTACTGCTCCGCCGGGCCACAGTATGCGAGCGGCGGTTTTATCGCCGATTCCAAATTCAGCGGCACGGACGCGGTGATCAACGGCTCTCAGCAGCAGTTCATGGTTCGCGACAGCGAAGTACCTGGATGGTCCAACGGTGTGTGGAACCAGGTGTTTTCCGGGGTGGTGGGCGCACCGGCGACCAGCTTCGGCACCACCGGCGGGGACGGCAAGCCCGCCAATCCCTACACCACCCTCCCCACCACCCCAGTCTCGCGTGAAAAGCCGTACCTGTATCTCGACGCTCAGGGCGCCTACCAGGTGTTCGTGCCCGCCACCCGCCAGAACACCAGCGGCGTGAGCTGGTCCAGCGGGGCAGAAAGCGGCGGGCGAACCCTGCCGCTGACGGCCTTCTTCATCGCCCGGCCCACGGACACCACGGCGACCATCAATGCTGCGTTGGCGAGTGGCCGCAACGTCCTGTTCACGCCTGGCATGTACACCATTGGCCAGAGTCTTCAGGTCACCAAAGCCAACACTGTGGTGCTCGGGCTGGGACTCGCCACCCTGACCGCCCAGAATGGAGCCGTGCCGATGACGGTGGCTGACGTGGATGGCGTGGATATCGCCGGATTAACCTTCGACGCTGGGCCAGTGAACTCGCCCGTGCTGCTCAAAATCGGTTCCAGCAACGCAAGCGGCTCACTGACCAACCCGGTCGCGCTGCACGACGTCTTTTTCCGTATCGGCGGGCCACACCTTGGCAAGGCCACCACCAGCCTGGAAGTCAACCGCTCCGGTACCCTGCTCGACCATCTCTGGGTCTGGCGGGCCGATCACGGTGAAGGCGTGGGGTGGACCATGAATACCGCCGACCACGGGGTGATCATCAATGGCGACGACGTGACCGCGACCGGGCTGTTCGTCGAGCATTTTCAGAAAGAGGAAGTGATCTGGAACGGCGAGCGCGGCCAGACCATCATGTTCCAGAACGAAATGCCCTACGATCCGCCCAACCAGGCCGCCTGGAACAATGGCGCGACGCTGGGCTATGCGGCCTACAAAGTGGCTGACAGCGTCAAAACCCATCAGGGCTGGGGCATGGGCAGCTACATCTATATGAATGTTGACCCGACCATTCACGCCAGCCAGGCGTTTGTGGCACCCGTCACGTCAGGCGTCAAGCTCCACAGCCTGCTGACGGTGCAGCTCAACAAGGGCCTGGGCATCATCGACCACGTCGTCAACCAGACGGGCGACCCAGTCACCGGTGATCCCGCGACCGGCAAGCCAGCGGGCACGCCCAGCATGGTCATCAACTTCCCCTGA
- a CDS encoding DUF4097 family beta strand repeat-containing protein, producing the protein MTTDQTTRPARPSVQAILVRALISLALLAVSALAFRFTLLPVPEGAASRGLVQREAVAGATRADISLDGGWADLNLKTTAQTAWALNGQLRVPPSATVQHQTTRQDAVLRTRYQVRGKDGLMPLRFQLGAGGLNVTHGEHPLGVWMLTVSQHLPTALHLSTTSGDQQLYLGSVRLSDLRVSSTSGEISATIPNGFTGRAHFETSSGDLTVASEGSQAATADSAFTSQSTSGEQTLNLEDSAFRSVQARSTLGDLTVRLPARLGLSAALTTDTGEQYVTVPVGLNSGTLNLHSRIGDMTLLVPSGAAVRILVSTRVGETEMPPGYLRQGDTYSSPAARTAPAALKITVSSFSGILTVREAAR; encoded by the coding sequence ATGACCACCGATCAGACCACCCGCCCAGCGCGTCCATCCGTCCAGGCCATTCTCGTTCGCGCCCTGATCAGTCTGGCCCTGCTGGCGGTCAGTGCGCTGGCCTTCCGCTTCACGCTGTTGCCCGTGCCGGAGGGTGCCGCCAGTCGGGGGCTGGTGCAGCGTGAAGCGGTGGCCGGAGCGACCCGCGCCGACATCAGCCTCGACGGCGGCTGGGCTGACCTGAACCTGAAGACCACAGCCCAGACAGCGTGGGCATTGAATGGACAGCTCAGGGTGCCGCCTTCGGCCACAGTGCAGCACCAGACGACCCGTCAGGATGCTGTCCTGCGGACCCGGTATCAGGTCAGGGGAAAGGACGGCCTGATGCCGCTGCGGTTTCAGCTGGGCGCCGGCGGATTGAACGTCACGCACGGCGAACATCCGTTGGGCGTCTGGATGCTGACGGTGAGCCAGCACCTGCCCACCGCCCTGCACCTGAGCACCACCTCCGGGGACCAGCAGTTGTACCTGGGCAGCGTGCGCCTGAGCGACCTGCGGGTGAGCAGCACGTCCGGCGAGATCAGCGCCACGATCCCCAATGGATTCACGGGCAGAGCACACTTCGAGACGTCATCCGGCGATCTCACGGTGGCCTCTGAAGGCAGCCAAGCAGCGACGGCAGACAGCGCCTTTACGTCCCAGAGCACCTCCGGTGAGCAGACCCTGAATCTGGAGGATTCAGCGTTCCGCAGTGTCCAAGCACGGAGTACACTCGGTGATCTGACGGTGCGGCTCCCGGCACGCCTGGGCCTGAGCGCGGCACTGACCACTGACACGGGGGAGCAATACGTGACCGTGCCCGTCGGTCTGAACAGCGGCACCCTGAACCTGCACAGCCGGATCGGCGACATGACGCTGCTCGTGCCTTCCGGAGCAGCGGTGCGGATACTGGTCTCGACGCGGGTGGGCGAAACCGAGATGCCACCGGGATATCTGCGCCAGGGAGACACCTACAGCTCGCCCGCTGCCCGCACGGCCCCCGCGGCGCTGAAGATCACGGTTTCGAGCTTCAGCGGCATCCTGACGGTCCGCGAGGCAGCTCGGTGA
- a CDS encoding SOS response-associated peptidase → MCGRAEDLFTPKAVAALTRLFGPLGWEVAPRDEIRPTDQIRLIRPAGEEGYEAPFARWGLLPEQMDAAAVKKYSLFNARLESVERSKVFGPAFRTRRCIVPLSAFAEWPVAADGTKSNVRIARPDGLPLLAAGLWNRSEDGVESCTVVTRAPTADLEAVHGRMPALLLTADLPAWLRASPAEARRAAAASWKPGLLTVTSAERSATHLT, encoded by the coding sequence ATGTGCGGCCGTGCCGAAGATCTGTTCACGCCCAAAGCGGTCGCGGCGCTCACTCGTCTGTTTGGGCCCCTCGGCTGGGAGGTGGCCCCGCGAGACGAGATTCGTCCCACGGATCAAATACGGCTGATTCGCCCTGCCGGAGAAGAGGGGTACGAAGCACCGTTTGCGCGTTGGGGATTGTTGCCCGAGCAGATGGATGCCGCGGCCGTCAAAAAGTACTCGCTGTTCAATGCTCGGCTGGAATCGGTAGAACGAAGCAAGGTCTTTGGACCCGCGTTTCGCACACGGCGCTGCATCGTGCCCTTGTCTGCGTTTGCCGAGTGGCCGGTGGCAGCGGACGGCACGAAATCGAACGTGCGGATTGCACGCCCGGATGGCTTGCCGCTGCTGGCCGCAGGGTTATGGAACCGCAGCGAGGACGGGGTGGAGAGCTGCACGGTGGTGACGCGCGCCCCGACCGCGGATCTGGAGGCGGTGCATGGACGGATGCCAGCGCTCCTCCTCACGGCTGACCTTCCCGCGTGGCTGCGTGCATCTCCGGCTGAGGCCCGCAGAGCAGCCGCTGCCAGCTGGAAACCCGGCCTTCTGACCGTCACGTCCGCCGAACGCTCCGCCACACACCTGACCTGA
- a CDS encoding LuxR C-terminal-related transcriptional regulator has product MAAVLLGNKLHPPVLADHLIARPQLLKQLERGRDAKLILISSPAGTGKSTVLAAWLKQQHSPAAWLSLDQGDDTLGQFLLYLLGALQTLSLGLGDGLLELLRQQDAINVEPLLIQLSNDFARLDRKVILILDDYHFLSDPRIHSAVEFLLDHLPSQVCLVIATRTDPPLSLSRLRVRHQLLEIRGIDLRFDLAEVTHFLNGSQRLGLSSTAIAHLETQTEGWIAALQLAALSLTERPDKEAFVETFVGSHRYLVDYLVDEVLSRQPAQLKIFLQRMAILERFDTSLCGAVIGQPTDPELLSRLEAANLFLIPLDDERRWYRFHHLFGEFLRHRLMRDEPDLVPELHRRASAWFEHLGWTDDAIQHAFLAGDDLLAARLANDMAAQLAMHWNSEQFTRYFHRLPVALMLLYPRLCLYYGWFLVTTGQFAAFRVVLPTLGKSRVHALEPQTVDAAFLSLQAFAHLLQLEFVDTVLAFQQALDLLECGEQCSSDVEMQLVRIGINTTLGFICPYIDLRRATVLFADNLDQSRQLGSFIGIAHGTVGLARVNHQLGQLQEAGHILEQGLFHFESSRSDLTKRYGAWNVGDLHVGMGRLQYEWNQLGAAEASVRQARASNELYGAAAVLGDELELSLRLFLVHGELEAATAALHQLDRLSASIRHHDSLAKQLFEGRSMASRLALVAHLSQSPQTPPDASQATALPSRLLAEVGDWLRSRQLDIVGLAQSLGGHHILARWLLARDEPAEAATLLGTLITAAQAEDRGDDLIQFLLLLALAFRRLGRQEEAMEALGRALNLGSAEGYCRSFVDLGPEMHILLTQRAETQPTPYLTALLGAFPESGGSAAASEPYRVDETTSWAHEALNAREIEVLRLLERGQTHKQIARELQLSPNTVRWYMKSLYSKLRVNNRTEALHHARTLKLV; this is encoded by the coding sequence ATGGCCGCCGTCCTGCTTGGGAACAAGCTTCACCCTCCCGTCCTCGCAGATCATCTCATCGCGCGGCCTCAGCTCCTCAAGCAGCTTGAGCGGGGCCGAGACGCCAAACTCATTCTCATCTCATCACCGGCAGGCACAGGCAAATCCACGGTGCTGGCCGCCTGGCTCAAACAGCAGCACAGCCCGGCTGCCTGGCTTTCTCTCGATCAAGGCGACGACACGCTGGGTCAGTTCCTGCTCTATCTGCTCGGGGCCCTGCAAACATTGAGTCTAGGTCTGGGAGACGGGTTGCTCGAACTGCTGCGCCAACAGGACGCCATAAACGTTGAGCCCCTGCTCATTCAGCTCAGTAACGACTTTGCGCGGCTTGACCGCAAAGTGATCCTCATCCTCGACGACTATCACTTCCTGTCAGACCCCAGGATTCACAGCGCCGTCGAATTTCTGCTCGATCACCTGCCATCCCAGGTGTGTCTGGTGATCGCGACCCGCACCGATCCGCCCCTGTCTCTCTCACGTTTGCGTGTGCGTCACCAGTTGCTGGAAATTCGCGGCATTGACCTGCGCTTCGATCTCGCGGAAGTGACACATTTCCTGAACGGAAGTCAGCGGCTCGGGCTTTCCTCCACGGCCATCGCTCATCTGGAGACTCAGACCGAAGGTTGGATCGCCGCCCTGCAACTGGCTGCGCTGTCACTCACCGAGCGGCCCGACAAGGAGGCGTTCGTTGAAACCTTCGTGGGCAGTCACCGGTATCTGGTGGATTATCTCGTCGACGAGGTCCTCAGCCGTCAGCCCGCTCAGCTCAAGATCTTTCTGCAGCGCATGGCGATTCTGGAGCGGTTTGACACGTCGCTGTGCGGGGCGGTTATCGGCCAGCCCACCGACCCCGAGCTGCTCAGCCGGCTCGAAGCGGCCAACCTCTTCCTCATCCCCCTGGACGACGAGCGCCGCTGGTACCGGTTTCACCACCTGTTCGGCGAATTTCTGCGGCACCGGCTGATGAGGGATGAGCCGGATCTGGTACCCGAGCTGCATCGGCGAGCCAGCGCCTGGTTTGAACACCTGGGCTGGACCGACGACGCCATCCAGCACGCCTTTCTGGCCGGCGACGACCTGTTGGCCGCCCGGCTGGCCAACGACATGGCCGCCCAGCTGGCGATGCACTGGAACAGCGAGCAGTTCACCCGCTACTTCCACCGTCTTCCTGTCGCGCTGATGCTGTTGTATCCCAGGCTCTGCCTGTACTACGGCTGGTTTCTGGTGACGACCGGCCAATTCGCCGCGTTCAGGGTAGTCCTGCCGACACTTGGGAAGAGCAGAGTCCATGCGCTGGAACCCCAGACCGTCGACGCTGCCTTTCTCAGCCTGCAAGCCTTTGCCCACCTTCTTCAACTGGAGTTTGTCGATACTGTGCTCGCCTTTCAGCAGGCACTGGACCTGCTCGAATGTGGTGAACAGTGCAGTTCCGATGTGGAGATGCAGCTGGTACGGATTGGGATCAACACGACCCTGGGATTCATCTGTCCCTATATCGACCTGCGCCGGGCCACCGTGCTCTTCGCCGACAATCTGGATCAGTCACGGCAATTGGGGAGTTTCATTGGAATCGCCCACGGGACGGTCGGACTGGCCCGCGTGAACCATCAGCTGGGACAACTGCAGGAAGCGGGCCATATTCTCGAACAGGGCCTGTTTCATTTCGAATCCAGCCGGAGTGACCTGACGAAAAGGTATGGCGCTTGGAACGTCGGCGATCTGCACGTCGGCATGGGACGGCTTCAGTACGAGTGGAACCAGCTCGGCGCCGCCGAAGCCTCCGTTCGGCAGGCGCGAGCCTCCAACGAACTGTACGGAGCTGCGGCGGTCCTGGGAGACGAACTCGAACTCTCGCTGCGGCTTTTTCTGGTACACGGTGAACTGGAGGCCGCCACTGCCGCACTGCACCAACTGGACCGATTAAGCGCCAGCATCCGTCACCACGATTCGCTCGCGAAACAGCTGTTCGAGGGCAGGTCGATGGCAAGCCGGCTGGCGCTGGTGGCTCACCTCTCTCAATCTCCCCAGACCCCACCAGATGCTTCCCAGGCCACTGCGCTGCCGAGTCGCCTGCTGGCTGAGGTGGGCGACTGGCTCAGGTCACGCCAGCTGGACATTGTTGGCCTCGCTCAGTCCCTCGGCGGTCACCACATCCTGGCTCGCTGGCTGTTGGCGCGGGACGAGCCGGCCGAGGCCGCCACCCTCCTGGGGACCCTGATCACAGCGGCGCAGGCGGAAGACCGGGGAGACGACCTCATCCAGTTCCTGCTGTTGCTGGCGCTCGCCTTCCGGCGCCTGGGCAGGCAAGAGGAAGCGATGGAGGCGCTGGGCCGCGCCCTGAACCTCGGCAGCGCGGAGGGATACTGCCGGAGCTTCGTGGATCTGGGACCAGAGATGCACATCCTGCTCACACAGCGCGCCGAAACCCAGCCCACGCCGTATCTCACCGCACTGCTCGGTGCCTTTCCAGAATCCGGTGGTTCTGCGGCCGCTTCGGAGCCGTACAGGGTAGATGAGACCACCTCATGGGCGCATGAAGCGTTGAATGCCCGTGAGATCGAGGTGCTGCGCCTGCTGGAACGGGGACAGACCCACAAGCAGATCGCCAGGGAACTTCAGCTCTCGCCGAACACTGTGCGGTGGTACATGAAGAGCCTCTACAGCAAGCTGCGGGTGAACAACCGAACCGAAGCGCTCCACCATGCCCGAACACTGAAGCTGGTGTAG
- a CDS encoding Crp/Fnr family transcriptional regulator, with protein MNNLVMAVSEVDQNNSSFQNTGNLWMVPDSNLLNLLSPGDLAQLTAMVFTRSYHKGEAVFRKGEVSDAFYVLLSGRVKLAVPGALGERVLAFCGTGELFGCVVGSGGHHPSEAVSLQDDTTVITVTHEQLHAVAQQIPAVAVAISQEQARRVLVLERQLERARLPVQARLAYVLLDLSQRFGQKLAGGLVELHLDFRHEEFASMADTTRVRATQALSAWRSMELVRGTRGAYQIHVPGLQALLELLEAEQLLL; from the coding sequence GTGAACAATCTGGTCATGGCTGTGAGTGAAGTCGACCAGAACAATTCATCCTTCCAAAATACGGGTAACCTGTGGATGGTGCCCGACTCCAACTTGCTCAACCTCCTCAGTCCTGGAGACCTCGCTCAGCTCACAGCTATGGTCTTCACTCGTTCGTACCACAAGGGCGAGGCAGTGTTCAGGAAAGGGGAGGTATCCGATGCCTTTTATGTGCTGCTCTCAGGTCGTGTGAAGCTTGCGGTGCCGGGTGCATTGGGCGAGCGGGTGTTGGCTTTCTGTGGCACTGGAGAACTGTTCGGTTGTGTAGTAGGCAGTGGGGGACACCACCCCTCCGAGGCAGTGAGTCTGCAAGACGACACAACAGTGATCACTGTGACGCATGAGCAGTTGCATGCGGTTGCCCAGCAAATCCCAGCGGTTGCAGTCGCTATCTCGCAGGAGCAGGCTCGGCGTGTGCTTGTTCTGGAAAGACAGCTAGAACGTGCCCGGCTTCCGGTTCAAGCTCGCCTTGCCTACGTGCTTCTCGACCTGAGTCAGCGTTTCGGCCAGAAACTGGCGGGCGGCCTGGTGGAACTCCACCTGGATTTCCGCCACGAGGAATTTGCATCGATGGCTGACACGACTCGGGTACGTGCTACTCAAGCTTTAAGCGCCTGGCGCAGCATGGAGCTGGTTCGCGGGACCCGTGGCGCGTATCAGATCCATGTTCCTGGATTGCAGGCCCTCTTGGAGTTGCTAGAAGCCGAACAGCTGCTGCTATAG
- a CDS encoding NIPSNAP family protein: protein MFYEFRRYQVQQGQRDAWVKVMSEIIIPFQIGCGMDFVAEFIDDERPDDYIWMRRFESEAQREQLYAVVYGGQEWQDILAEHGHLLAAKPQVTRLIPTTISPLR from the coding sequence ATGTTCTATGAATTCAGACGGTACCAGGTTCAACAAGGGCAACGAGACGCATGGGTCAAGGTGATGTCCGAAATCATCATCCCTTTCCAGATTGGTTGCGGCATGGACTTCGTTGCCGAATTCATTGACGATGAGCGACCAGATGACTACATCTGGATGCGCCGCTTCGAAAGCGAGGCGCAGCGCGAGCAACTCTACGCTGTTGTGTATGGCGGGCAGGAGTGGCAAGACATTCTTGCCGAGCACGGTCACCTGCTGGCTGCCAAACCGCAGGTCACTCGCCTGATCCCCACGACGATCTCTCCCTTACGCTGA
- a CDS encoding DUF6006 family protein, translated as MKRTLVTLALLSLTTMSHASQVANAWYFGHWSCVIDHRAAQMVWEVVDDPQTSCNGNICSSSSGVAVKGWFKDGNGPWVKLINRSTSGTDLRFTYTGDSTRWFLRFDPNTQVANGNTMWRGNTYPLNCAKGKG; from the coding sequence ATGAAACGCACCCTGGTCACGCTCGCGCTCCTGTCCCTCACGACTATGTCGCATGCCTCGCAGGTTGCCAACGCCTGGTATTTCGGTCACTGGAGCTGTGTGATTGACCACCGCGCTGCACAGATGGTCTGGGAAGTGGTGGACGACCCGCAGACGAGCTGCAACGGCAACATCTGCTCCAGTTCCAGCGGCGTGGCGGTCAAAGGATGGTTCAAAGACGGCAACGGCCCCTGGGTCAAGCTCATCAACCGCAGTACCTCCGGGACCGACCTGCGCTTCACCTACACCGGCGACTCTACCCGCTGGTTCCTGCGCTTCGACCCCAACACCCAGGTGGCCAACGGCAACACCATGTGGCGCGGGAACACCTATCCACTCAACTGCGCCAAGGGCAAGGGCTGA